A genomic window from Peromyscus maniculatus bairdii isolate BWxNUB_F1_BW_parent chromosome 1, HU_Pman_BW_mat_3.1, whole genome shotgun sequence includes:
- the Krtdap gene encoding keratinocyte differentiation-associated protein isoform X2, whose amino-acid sequence MKIPILPAVALLSLLALHAAQGAALGGAEEDTTVSNYAAGSEGFNNQFLNLDKLQSAFKSDNFLNWHAIADMFKNALPFINWEYFPKT is encoded by the exons ATGAAGATCCCAATTCTTCCCGCTgtggctctcctctctcttctggcATTACATGCGGCCCAGGGAGCTGCCCTGGGGGGCGCTGAG GAAGATACGACCGTCAGTAATTATGCTGCGGGATCAGAG GGCTTTAACAACCAGTTCCTGAACCTTGACAAGTTGCAGTCT GCCTTTAAGTCTGATAACTTCCTGAACTGGCATGCTATCGCTGAT ATGTTCAAAAATGCGTTACCTTTCATTAACTGGGAATACTTCCCTAAG ACCTAG
- the Krtdap gene encoding keratinocyte differentiation-associated protein isoform X1, translated as MKIPILPAVALLSLLALHAAQGAALGGAEEDTTVSNYAAGSEGFNNQFLNLDKLQSAFKSDNFLNWHAIADMFKNALPFINWEYFPKIKGLRSAAPDSQ; from the exons ATGAAGATCCCAATTCTTCCCGCTgtggctctcctctctcttctggcATTACATGCGGCCCAGGGAGCTGCCCTGGGGGGCGCTGAG GAAGATACGACCGTCAGTAATTATGCTGCGGGATCAGAG GGCTTTAACAACCAGTTCCTGAACCTTGACAAGTTGCAGTCT GCCTTTAAGTCTGATAACTTCCTGAACTGGCATGCTATCGCTGAT ATGTTCAAAAATGCGTTACCTTTCATTAACTGGGAATACTTCCCTAAG ATAAAAGGACTAAGAAGTGCAGCTCCCGATTCCCAGTGA
- the Krtdap gene encoding keratinocyte differentiation-associated protein isoform X3, with translation MKIPILPAVALLSLLALHAAQGAALGGAEEDTTVSNYAAGSEAFKSDNFLNWHAIADMFKNALPFINWEYFPKIKGLRSAAPDSQ, from the exons ATGAAGATCCCAATTCTTCCCGCTgtggctctcctctctcttctggcATTACATGCGGCCCAGGGAGCTGCCCTGGGGGGCGCTGAG GAAGATACGACCGTCAGTAATTATGCTGCGGGATCAGAG GCCTTTAAGTCTGATAACTTCCTGAACTGGCATGCTATCGCTGAT ATGTTCAAAAATGCGTTACCTTTCATTAACTGGGAATACTTCCCTAAG ATAAAAGGACTAAGAAGTGCAGCTCCCGATTCCCAGTGA
- the Dmkn gene encoding dermokine isoform X2, translated as MKPGTVSVLLLMLLGVAWRGDSHSWDSDLSSLQKRAGGADQFSQPEAARQELSAVTAKNYYNNPQGNPTYNWQYYAKTTPKGGVTPSSSSASRAQPGLLKWLKFW; from the exons ATGAAGCCAGGCACTGTCTCGGTTCTGCTGCTTATGCTGCTGGGCGTGGCCTGGCGCGGAGACAGCCACAGCTGG GACTCAGATCTATCATCACTGCAGAAGAGGGCAGGGGGCGCTGATCAG TTTTCTCAGCCTGAAGCAGCGAGACAAGAGCTGTCAGCTGTCACAGCCAAG AACTACTACAATAACCCGCAGGGGAATCCTACTTACAACTGGCAATACTATGCCAAGACCACTCCCAAG GGAGGAGTCACGCCTTCATCATCCTCG GCTTCCCGGGCACAGCCTGGCCTGCTGAAGTGGCTGAAGTTTTGGTAG